Proteins from a genomic interval of Beijerinckia indica subsp. indica ATCC 9039:
- a CDS encoding LysR family transcriptional regulator translates to MKLDGIMTFVAVAEAGSISEAARRLSLSKSVVSERLSDLERSLGTVLFHRTTRKLSLTEDGAAFFERAARITRDVEEAAADLAERRGTLSGPLRLSAPVTFGRMHLGPALYPFLAQHPRIAMTLELDDRRVDASAEGYDAVVRHGRLEDSRLMAWCLASSRRHLVASPSYLIRHGTPKSLAELEQHRGIFYTNRGAADWRFMGPEHATIVRGTIGLRVNNGDMMRDAAVAGLGIALLPSFIVGAEVRTAALTVIDVGAEVEPEFVYIAHPEGRRPSAKLRALADCLRKTFGDPPYWDRM, encoded by the coding sequence ATGAAGCTCGATGGCATCATGACATTTGTGGCGGTAGCGGAGGCAGGCTCGATTAGCGAGGCGGCCCGGCGTCTCAGCCTTTCCAAATCGGTGGTGAGTGAGCGTTTGTCCGACCTGGAACGGAGCCTTGGCACAGTGCTCTTCCACCGCACGACACGAAAACTTTCTCTTACCGAAGATGGCGCGGCATTTTTCGAACGCGCCGCGCGGATCACGCGCGACGTCGAAGAGGCTGCCGCTGATTTAGCGGAGCGCCGGGGCACTTTATCCGGCCCTCTTCGCCTCTCGGCGCCGGTGACGTTTGGGCGCATGCATCTGGGGCCGGCGCTCTATCCATTCCTGGCGCAGCACCCAAGAATCGCGATGACCTTGGAGCTCGACGACCGGCGTGTGGATGCCTCAGCGGAGGGCTATGACGCCGTGGTACGGCACGGAAGGCTCGAGGATAGCCGCCTTATGGCCTGGTGCCTCGCATCCAGTCGGCGCCACCTGGTCGCGTCACCGAGCTACCTCATACGTCACGGCACGCCAAAATCTTTGGCCGAGTTGGAACAGCATCGCGGCATTTTCTACACGAATAGAGGTGCGGCTGATTGGCGTTTCATGGGGCCGGAACATGCGACGATCGTTCGAGGGACGATCGGCCTCCGTGTCAATAATGGTGACATGATGCGTGACGCAGCCGTGGCCGGTCTTGGTATTGCGTTGCTCCCAAGCTTCATTGTTGGCGCGGAGGTCAGGACTGCGGCGCTGACTGTCATCGACGTGGGGGCTGAGGTCGAGCCAGAGTTCGTGTATATAGCCCATCCAGAGGGGCGGCGGCCGTCGGCTAAGCTCCGCGCGCTGGCTGATTGTCTACGCAAGACTTTCGGCGATCCGCCTTATTGGGACCGAATGTAG
- a CDS encoding SWIB/MDM2 domain-containing protein, whose amino-acid sequence MTTSSKKSPGAESKAAPAKAKASTKTGEKAAKPAGNSAFSKPLQPSKELAEIVGEAPLPRTEVVSKVWEYIKKHKLQNEANKREILADDKLKPIFGKDKATMFEMNKFLAQHLK is encoded by the coding sequence ATGACGACATCCAGCAAGAAATCGCCGGGCGCGGAGAGCAAGGCTGCCCCGGCAAAGGCCAAGGCGAGCACCAAGACAGGTGAAAAGGCCGCAAAGCCGGCCGGCAATAGCGCTTTCAGCAAGCCCTTGCAGCCCTCGAAGGAACTGGCTGAAATCGTGGGCGAGGCCCCTTTGCCGCGCACGGAAGTCGTGAGCAAGGTGTGGGAGTATATCAAGAAGCACAAGCTTCAGAACGAGGCGAACAAGCGCGAAATTCTCGCCGACGACAAGCTCAAGCCGATCTTCGGCAAGGATAAGGCCACGATGTTCGAGATGAACAAATTCCTGGCCCAGCATCTCAAATAA
- the serA gene encoding phosphoglycerate dehydrogenase produces MAPRVLISDALSEAAVAIFKERGIEVDFQPDLGKDKDKLAEIIGQFDGLAIRSATKVTDKILEKATNLKVVGRAGIGVDNVDIPAATAKGVIVMNTPFGNSITTAEHAIALMFALARQIPSADASTQAGKWEKNKFMGVEITAKVLGIIGCGNIGSIVAERGVGLKMRVIAFDPFLTPERALDLGVEKVELDDLLARADFITLHTPLTPQTKNILSAENLAKTKKGVRVINCARGGLVDEEALRKLLDSGHVAGAAFDVFITEPAKENPLFGHPNVVCTPHLGASTSEAQENVALQVAEQMSDYLTRGAISNAVNFPSITAEEAPKLKPFIALAEKLGSFAGQVIDSAIKKVTITYEGEVGQLKIKALTASAIAGILRPLLADVNVVSAPAVAKERGIVIDEVSRAAADADYESLITLTVETDKSSHSIAGTVFHDGKPRIIAINDIKIDAAVAPVMIYVSNEDKPGFIGRFASLLGNASVNIATFALGRDREGGSAIALVEVDGAVPESVQNEVKALPGVKKVKALAF; encoded by the coding sequence ATGGCTCCTCGTGTCCTCATTTCCGATGCTTTGTCGGAAGCCGCCGTCGCCATCTTCAAGGAGCGCGGCATCGAGGTCGATTTCCAACCGGATCTCGGCAAAGATAAAGACAAGCTTGCGGAAATCATCGGCCAGTTCGACGGCTTGGCCATTCGCTCGGCGACCAAGGTCACCGACAAGATTCTTGAAAAGGCGACCAATCTGAAGGTCGTCGGGCGCGCTGGCATCGGCGTCGATAATGTCGATATTCCGGCCGCCACCGCCAAGGGCGTTATCGTGATGAATACGCCTTTCGGCAATTCCATCACGACGGCGGAACATGCCATCGCCCTGATGTTCGCGCTCGCTCGCCAGATCCCCTCCGCCGATGCCTCGACTCAGGCCGGCAAATGGGAAAAGAACAAATTCATGGGTGTCGAAATCACCGCCAAGGTGCTCGGCATCATCGGCTGCGGCAATATCGGCTCGATCGTCGCCGAACGTGGCGTCGGCCTCAAAATGCGCGTCATCGCCTTCGACCCCTTCCTGACCCCCGAACGCGCGCTCGATCTCGGCGTCGAAAAAGTCGAATTGGATGATCTCCTGGCCCGCGCCGATTTCATCACTTTGCACACACCGCTGACGCCTCAGACCAAGAATATTCTTTCCGCGGAAAATCTCGCCAAGACCAAGAAGGGCGTTCGCGTCATCAATTGCGCGCGTGGCGGTCTCGTCGATGAAGAAGCCCTGCGCAAACTGCTCGATTCGGGCCATGTCGCCGGCGCGGCCTTCGACGTCTTCATCACCGAACCGGCCAAGGAAAATCCGCTGTTCGGTCATCCCAATGTGGTCTGCACGCCGCATCTTGGCGCCTCGACCTCTGAAGCGCAGGAAAATGTCGCCCTGCAGGTCGCCGAGCAAATGTCGGATTATCTGACGCGTGGCGCGATCTCCAATGCCGTCAACTTTCCTTCCATTACGGCGGAAGAAGCTCCCAAACTGAAGCCCTTCATCGCGCTGGCTGAAAAGCTCGGCTCCTTCGCCGGCCAGGTCATCGACAGCGCCATCAAGAAGGTGACGATCACCTATGAAGGCGAAGTCGGACAATTGAAGATCAAGGCCCTAACAGCCTCTGCCATTGCCGGCATTCTGCGGCCGCTGCTCGCCGATGTAAACGTCGTCTCGGCCCCGGCCGTCGCCAAGGAACGCGGTATCGTCATCGACGAAGTGAGTCGTGCCGCCGCCGACGCGGATTACGAATCCCTGATCACGCTCACAGTCGAGACCGACAAAAGCTCGCATTCCATCGCCGGCACTGTCTTCCACGATGGCAAGCCTCGCATCATTGCCATCAACGATATCAAGATCGACGCCGCCGTCGCGCCGGTCATGATCTATGTGTCGAATGAAGACAAGCCCGGCTTCATCGGCCGTTTCGCCAGCCTGCTTGGCAATGCCAGCGTCAATATCGCGACATTCGCGCTCGGTCGTGACCGTGAAGGTGGCTCGGCCATTGCCCTGGTCGAAGTCGACGGCGCGGTGCCCGAATCGGTCCAGAATGAGGTCAAGGCTCTGCCCGGCGTCAAAAAAGTCAAGGCCTTGGCTTTCTAA
- a CDS encoding aldo/keto reductase family protein: MKYRQLGDSDLQISTISLGSWLTTAGGIEKAQAIACVHKALDVGINFIDTANVYGRGTAESVLGEALNGISRSSYILATKVFGAMSDTDKGLSREQIVKQLDASLRRLKTDYVDLYQCHRYDADTPLEETMEALTEEVKKGKVRYIGFSEWPQDKIVEACEMLDMAPFVSSQPQYSLLWPYPQAELFDLCADYGITQIVWSPLAQGILTGKYKPNQNPPGSSRVGNESMGSMVPKRWLEAPVLEAVQKLQPLADEAGLTLAQFSLAWVLRKANVSSAIIGASRPEQVVENAAAADAQVTQELFFRAEEILEPVRQ; this comes from the coding sequence GTGAAATACCGTCAGCTCGGCGACAGCGATCTTCAGATTTCGACGATCTCCCTCGGGTCCTGGCTTACAACTGCCGGAGGCATTGAAAAGGCTCAGGCTATTGCCTGTGTCCATAAGGCTTTGGATGTCGGTATCAATTTTATCGATACCGCGAATGTGTACGGGCGAGGCACTGCGGAAAGTGTTCTCGGCGAGGCCCTGAACGGGATCAGCCGCTCCTCTTATATTCTGGCGACCAAGGTTTTTGGCGCGATGAGCGACACAGACAAAGGTCTCTCGCGCGAACAGATCGTCAAGCAGCTCGATGCCTCGCTGCGCCGCTTGAAAACCGATTATGTCGATCTTTATCAATGCCATCGCTACGACGCGGATACACCGCTTGAGGAAACGATGGAGGCCCTGACAGAGGAAGTCAAAAAGGGCAAGGTCCGCTATATCGGCTTCAGCGAATGGCCGCAGGACAAGATCGTGGAAGCATGCGAAATGCTCGATATGGCGCCATTCGTATCGAGCCAGCCGCAATATTCCCTGCTCTGGCCCTATCCGCAGGCGGAGCTTTTCGATCTTTGCGCCGATTACGGCATTACCCAGATCGTCTGGTCGCCGTTGGCGCAAGGCATTTTGACCGGAAAATATAAGCCGAACCAAAATCCCCCTGGCTCCTCGCGTGTGGGGAACGAATCCATGGGGTCCATGGTGCCGAAACGCTGGCTTGAGGCGCCGGTGCTTGAAGCCGTGCAAAAACTTCAGCCGCTTGCCGACGAGGCGGGGCTCACTCTGGCTCAATTCTCTCTTGCCTGGGTGCTGCGCAAGGCCAATGTCTCCTCGGCGATCATCGGCGCCAGCCGCCCCGAGCAGGTTGTCGAAAATGCGGCTGCCGCGGATGCTCAGGTCACGCAGGAACTCTTTTTCCGGGCCGAGGAAATTCTGGAGCCGGTCCGGCAGTAA
- a CDS encoding SDR family oxidoreductase — translation MKRLMGKRALITGGTSGIGLETARRFIAEGAQIAITGTDATRLEETRKALGADVLTIRADSGDIADQREVAHRVGEAFGTLDVLFINAGIGDFRPLEQFDEAGFDRSMAVNLKGPYFLVQALLPILANPASIILNTSINARIGMPYSSVYAASKAGLISLARTFSGELIKRGIRVNAVSPGPIATPLHGKIGMNEADIEGLVSQIPLGRRGEPAEIAEAVVFLASDAGAFAVGSEWIIDGGMSTL, via the coding sequence ATGAAAAGACTCATGGGAAAACGGGCGTTGATAACAGGCGGAACCAGCGGAATCGGCCTCGAGACGGCGCGGCGCTTCATCGCCGAAGGCGCCCAAATCGCGATCACCGGCACGGATGCAACGCGGCTGGAAGAAACCCGCAAGGCCCTCGGCGCCGATGTCCTAACCATAAGGGCCGATTCAGGCGACATTGCCGATCAACGAGAGGTCGCGCACAGGGTGGGCGAGGCATTCGGAACGCTTGACGTTTTGTTCATCAATGCGGGCATTGGCGATTTCCGCCCTTTGGAACAGTTCGACGAAGCGGGATTCGATCGTTCAATGGCGGTCAATTTGAAAGGCCCATATTTTCTCGTACAGGCCCTTCTGCCGATCCTTGCGAATCCCGCTTCGATTATCCTCAATACTTCGATCAATGCTCGGATCGGTATGCCCTATTCCAGCGTCTATGCGGCCAGCAAGGCTGGCCTTATCTCGCTCGCACGGACATTCTCAGGCGAATTGATCAAGCGCGGCATCCGTGTCAATGCGGTCAGCCCTGGGCCGATCGCCACTCCCCTCCACGGCAAGATCGGCATGAACGAGGCCGATATTGAAGGTCTGGTCTCGCAGATCCCTCTCGGGCGGCGCGGGGAACCGGCTGAGATAGCCGAGGCCGTCGTCTTCCTCGCCTCAGATGCTGGCGCCTTTGCCGTGGGCAGTGAATGGATCATCGACGGCGGGATGAGCACTCTCTGA
- a CDS encoding argininosuccinate synthase yields the protein MSTDQKSIKKVVLAYSGGLDTSIILKWLQTTYGCEVVTFTADLGQGEELGPARDKALLLGIKPENIFIEDLREEFVRDYVFPMFRANTQYEGLYLLGTSIARPLIAKKQIEIARATGADAVAHGATGKGNDQVRFELSYYALEPDIKVIAPWREWDLTSRTALLEFAEKNQIPIAKDKRGEAPFSVDANLLHASSEGKVLEDPAQDVPDYVYSRTLSPEDAPNQPTFIEVDFVKGDAVAIDGEALSPASLLTRLNKLGHDNGIGRLDLVENRFVGMKSRGMYETPGGTILYFAHRGIEQITLDRGAAHLKDELMPKYAELIYNGFWFSPEREMLQALIDKSQEFVTGRVRLKLYKGGVYVVGRSSPHSLYDQDLVTFEEGAVAYDHHDAAGFIKLNALRLRTLAKRARKLA from the coding sequence ATGTCCACAGACCAAAAATCCATCAAGAAAGTCGTGCTGGCCTATTCTGGGGGCCTCGATACGTCGATCATCCTCAAATGGCTGCAAACCACTTATGGCTGCGAGGTCGTGACCTTTACCGCCGATCTCGGCCAGGGCGAGGAATTGGGGCCGGCCCGCGACAAGGCGCTCCTGCTTGGCATCAAGCCGGAAAATATTTTCATCGAGGATCTGCGCGAGGAATTCGTGCGCGATTACGTCTTTCCGATGTTTCGCGCCAATACCCAATATGAAGGGCTCTATCTGCTCGGGACCTCAATCGCACGGCCCTTGATCGCCAAGAAGCAGATCGAGATCGCGCGGGCGACCGGCGCCGACGCCGTGGCGCATGGCGCGACCGGTAAGGGCAATGATCAGGTGCGCTTTGAGCTGTCCTATTATGCGCTCGAACCCGACATCAAGGTGATCGCCCCCTGGCGTGAATGGGATTTGACTTCCCGCACCGCGCTCCTCGAATTCGCCGAGAAGAATCAGATCCCGATTGCCAAGGACAAGCGCGGCGAGGCGCCGTTCTCGGTCGATGCCAATCTCCTGCATGCTTCTTCCGAGGGCAAGGTTCTAGAAGATCCGGCGCAGGATGTGCCCGATTATGTCTATTCCCGAACCCTGAGCCCAGAAGACGCGCCGAACCAGCCGACCTTCATCGAAGTTGATTTCGTCAAGGGCGATGCGGTGGCGATCGACGGCGAGGCACTGTCACCGGCAAGCCTGCTCACGCGGCTCAATAAGCTCGGCCATGATAATGGCATCGGCCGCCTCGACCTCGTCGAGAACAGATTCGTTGGCATGAAATCGCGCGGCATGTATGAGACGCCCGGCGGCACCATTCTCTATTTCGCGCATCGCGGCATTGAGCAGATCACTCTCGATCGCGGCGCCGCCCATCTCAAGGATGAGCTCATGCCGAAATATGCCGAGCTCATCTATAATGGGTTCTGGTTCTCGCCAGAGAGGGAAATGCTGCAGGCTTTGATCGACAAGAGCCAGGAATTCGTGACGGGCCGGGTTCGCCTGAAACTCTATAAGGGCGGCGTCTATGTGGTTGGCCGCTCCAGCCCCCATTCGCTCTATGATCAGGATCTCGTTACCTTCGAGGAAGGGGCTGTCGCTTATGATCACCACGACGCGGCGGGTTTCATCAAGCTTAATGCGTTGCGGCTTCGTACCCTGGCGAAACGGGCACGTAAGCTGGCCTGA
- a CDS encoding outer membrane beta-barrel protein, which translates to MNVVDMSSGCYSLSRLFCFMATGRAERAGKISDKSHHTIMKSGIVAAALVAAGFASAADLERESRENAAVVAPALPAAWSDTITAGFQIEAGIAANPGNPSNGRNFGMLYTDYANAPMLSQIMFGIQRPLDPNAKGYDFGFVLQAIYGTDARYNHILGLNDDMINNRNQLVPINLTVLMHLPWLTDGGIDVKMGLTPGAMGYEVFDPAVRPFYTFSYISDFLVPFQHIGGLATWHVNDTLDLYAGIDTGAQTSFGRNDNNSLPAGYFGFGLNKLLDGKLTLVALSRLGPEQSLLVFPNANSLMRSWNDVVATYKYDDKLTLAAEANVFYDGALPYNTAYGLAGYLTYTFTDELSLNARAEVMRDNTGVLVGNFMNVFDYTNSIRGLPYTFVGAPAPTTYGEISLNVAYKPKIDWAHYNLPVKTLQFRPEIRYDRSLNGTAAFNTGTSQDAFMFGGDIILGF; encoded by the coding sequence ATGAACGTCGTAGATATGTCTTCCGGTTGTTATTCCCTCAGCCGCCTATTCTGTTTCATGGCGACCGGCCGCGCTGAACGCGCGGGAAAAATCTCTGATAAAAGCCATCATACAATCATGAAAAGCGGGATCGTCGCGGCGGCATTAGTCGCCGCGGGCTTCGCGTCAGCCGCCGACCTCGAAAGGGAAAGTCGGGAAAACGCCGCCGTGGTCGCACCGGCACTGCCGGCGGCTTGGAGCGATACGATCACCGCCGGGTTTCAGATTGAAGCAGGCATTGCCGCCAACCCGGGCAATCCGAGCAACGGCCGGAATTTCGGGATGCTCTATACCGATTATGCCAATGCCCCCATGCTCAGCCAGATCATGTTCGGCATTCAGCGACCGCTCGATCCGAATGCCAAAGGATATGATTTCGGCTTCGTGCTGCAAGCGATCTATGGCACGGACGCCCGCTATAATCATATTCTCGGTCTCAACGATGATATGATCAATAATCGCAACCAGTTGGTGCCAATCAATCTGACCGTGCTGATGCATCTGCCCTGGCTCACGGATGGCGGCATCGATGTCAAGATGGGCCTGACTCCCGGCGCGATGGGCTATGAGGTCTTCGACCCAGCCGTCAGACCATTTTACACCTTTAGCTATATTTCGGACTTTCTTGTCCCCTTCCAACATATTGGCGGCCTTGCCACTTGGCACGTCAATGACACTCTGGATCTTTACGCGGGAATTGACACAGGAGCGCAAACCTCCTTCGGCAGGAATGATAATAATAGTTTGCCGGCGGGCTATTTTGGATTCGGCCTCAACAAGCTTCTGGACGGCAAACTCACACTCGTTGCGTTGAGCCGTCTCGGCCCTGAACAATCGCTGCTTGTTTTTCCCAATGCCAATTCTCTGATGCGATCCTGGAACGATGTGGTCGCAACCTATAAATATGATGACAAACTGACCTTAGCCGCGGAGGCGAACGTCTTTTATGATGGTGCTCTCCCTTACAATACGGCCTATGGCTTGGCCGGCTATTTGACATATACCTTTACCGACGAACTCAGCCTCAATGCACGCGCCGAAGTCATGCGCGACAACACTGGTGTCCTCGTCGGCAATTTCATGAATGTGTTCGACTACACAAACAGTATTCGTGGACTTCCCTATACTTTCGTCGGAGCACCCGCGCCGACAACCTACGGCGAGATTTCGCTCAACGTCGCCTACAAACCGAAGATCGACTGGGCGCATTACAACCTGCCCGTCAAAACCCTCCAATTCCGGCCAGAGATTCGCTATGATCGCTCTCTGAACGGAACCGCGGCTTTCAACACGGGAACTTCGCAGGACGCATTCATGTTCGGTGGCGATATCATCTTGGGTTTTTGA
- a CDS encoding response regulator, with amino-acid sequence MKNLQDLHVLVVEDEAIIGMLLEDVLIDIGCKTVDVMSSVEAALTYLEDQKVDFALLDINLNGRLSFPVAEQLQTKAIPFIFLSGYGAQGLTGPYSRCKTLQKPFQPGEIEKAVGEALMAV; translated from the coding sequence GTGAAAAATTTGCAAGATCTCCATGTTCTCGTTGTCGAGGATGAAGCTATAATTGGCATGTTGCTTGAAGATGTACTCATCGATATCGGCTGCAAGACAGTGGATGTGATGAGTTCCGTCGAGGCGGCCCTGACCTATCTCGAAGATCAGAAAGTAGATTTTGCCTTGCTCGACATCAACCTCAACGGACGGTTGAGTTTTCCCGTCGCCGAGCAATTGCAGACCAAGGCAATTCCTTTCATTTTCTTGTCAGGCTATGGCGCGCAGGGACTTACCGGCCCTTATTCCCGTTGCAAGACTCTGCAAAAACCCTTTCAACCGGGCGAAATCGAAAAAGCCGTAGGCGAGGCGCTCATGGCCGTTTAA
- a CDS encoding catalase family peroxidase: MSQFPGPSKSAPAPLSSTALVLRFGVIGAIVCAGAAAFAYAGGWFSPARLTPSRLIETFQEVNGFYPGFRRNHAKGICFSGHFESNGQGADLSKASLFAPGRVTPVTGRFALAGGQPYAADAETTVRSMAVRFRLDNGEEWRTGMNDIPVFAVNTPEAFRDQLLAGRKDPATGKPDPAAMAAFLAAHPETARAAALIKARSISSGFDDDTYNGLNTFLFVNSAGVATPVRWSMVPIAPFISEEPEKTVKIDKDFLFVDLINEAGDHPLQWRLVVMVGKPGDPTMDATLPWPSEREHRELGSLTIESLQDEADGRCRDVNFDPLILPQGIEASDDPLLSARSAVYSQSFTRREGEPKTPSAVMMPNGTKGDKS; this comes from the coding sequence ATGTCCCAGTTTCCTGGTCCATCAAAAAGCGCGCCTGCGCCTTTGTCGTCCACGGCCCTTGTCCTGCGCTTTGGTGTAATCGGCGCCATTGTCTGCGCCGGCGCGGCCGCCTTTGCTTATGCGGGCGGCTGGTTCTCCCCCGCGCGGCTGACGCCCAGCCGGTTAATCGAAACATTCCAGGAGGTCAACGGCTTCTATCCGGGATTTCGGCGCAATCACGCGAAGGGCATCTGCTTTTCAGGCCATTTCGAGAGCAATGGCCAGGGCGCTGACCTCTCGAAAGCCAGCTTGTTCGCTCCAGGCCGCGTCACCCCAGTCACCGGCCGTTTCGCCTTGGCGGGTGGCCAGCCCTACGCAGCCGATGCCGAGACGACAGTGCGCAGCATGGCGGTCCGCTTCCGGCTCGACAATGGCGAAGAATGGCGAACCGGCATGAATGATATTCCTGTCTTCGCAGTAAACACGCCTGAGGCCTTTCGAGATCAGCTCCTGGCGGGGCGAAAGGATCCTGCGACCGGCAAGCCGGATCCCGCCGCAATGGCGGCTTTTCTCGCAGCGCATCCTGAGACAGCGCGGGCCGCGGCCCTGATCAAGGCCCGCAGCATTTCCTCGGGCTTCGACGATGATACTTACAACGGCCTCAATACGTTCCTGTTTGTCAATTCGGCCGGTGTCGCGACGCCCGTGCGTTGGTCGATGGTGCCCATCGCCCCCTTCATTAGCGAGGAACCGGAAAAAACCGTGAAGATCGACAAGGATTTCCTGTTCGTTGATCTGATCAATGAAGCTGGGGACCATCCTCTGCAATGGCGTCTCGTCGTTATGGTCGGAAAGCCGGGTGATCCCACGATGGACGCGACGCTTCCCTGGCCGAGCGAGCGTGAGCACCGGGAACTTGGCAGTCTTACAATAGAAAGCCTTCAGGATGAAGCCGATGGGCGCTGCCGCGACGTCAATTTCGACCCGCTCATCCTGCCGCAGGGCATTGAGGCCTCGGACGATCCGCTGCTGAGCGCGCGATCGGCCGTTTATTCACAATCCTTTACCCGCCGCGAGGGCGAGCCCAAAACACCGAGCGCCGTGATGATGCCGAATGGGACGAAAGGGGACAAATCATGA
- a CDS encoding cytochrome b: MKAATHFHGLSRALHWIMAVLILAMLFIGVSMVSRLADYHWLVSLHKPIGIAILVLAAIRWGNRFVHPAPPLPKSIPAWQQRAALASHLMLYSLMFAMPLIGWAMLSAGDYPITLFGPLHLPAILPPRPALYALLRQTHTILAYLLFSVILAHVAAALFHALIRRDGVFSSMVSGKRVQAIEAMELSRDP; the protein is encoded by the coding sequence ATGAAAGCCGCGACTCATTTCCATGGCCTGTCCCGTGCCTTGCACTGGATCATGGCTGTTTTGATCCTCGCTATGCTGTTCATCGGCGTCAGCATGGTCTCCCGGCTAGCGGATTACCATTGGCTGGTGTCGCTTCATAAGCCCATCGGCATAGCGATTCTTGTTCTGGCCGCGATCCGCTGGGGAAACCGGTTCGTGCATCCCGCGCCGCCGCTGCCCAAGAGCATACCAGCTTGGCAGCAGCGCGCCGCTTTAGCTTCCCATCTGATGCTTTATAGCCTCATGTTCGCAATGCCTCTGATCGGCTGGGCGATGCTTTCCGCCGGCGATTATCCAATCACCCTCTTTGGCCCCTTGCATCTTCCCGCCATCCTGCCGCCGCGACCGGCGCTTTATGCTCTTCTGCGGCAAACCCATACGATACTTGCATATCTCCTGTTCTCCGTCATTCTCGCGCATGTTGCGGCGGCCTTGTTCCATGCTTTGATCCGCCGGGACGGCGTGTTCTCGAGCATGGTTTCAGGCAAAAGAGTGCAAGCCATTGAAGCCATGGAGCTTTCTAGAGATCCATAG
- a CDS encoding phosphoserine transaminase, with protein MTDTLPAARPANACFSSGPCAKRPGWTLSALQDAALGRSHRAKIGKTKLKLAIDLTREILQVPEDYRIGIVPGSDTGAVEMALWTLLGARGVDVLAWESFGQGWVTDIVKQLKLPNVRSLKAGYGEIVDLATVDFNNDVVFTWNGTTSGVKVPNGDWIAADRQGLTICDATSAAFAQKLDWPKLDVVTFSWQKVLGGEAAHGMLILSPRAVERLTTYTPAWPLPKVFRLTSGGKLTEGIFVGETINTPSMLCVEDYIDALNWGKTVGGLEGLIARADANTKAIADWVEKTPWIDFLAADPAIRSNTSVCLKVSDPAITALSDEAQAAFAKTLASLLEKEKVAYDIGAYRDAPPGLRIWCGATVETSDIIALTAWLDYAYAKAKSDLPKAA; from the coding sequence ATGACCGATACGCTTCCCGCCGCTCGCCCGGCCAATGCCTGCTTTTCCTCCGGCCCCTGCGCCAAGCGCCCTGGCTGGACTCTCTCCGCCCTTCAAGACGCGGCTCTTGGCCGCTCGCATCGCGCCAAGATCGGCAAGACCAAGCTGAAGCTTGCGATCGACCTGACGCGCGAAATTCTCCAGGTTCCTGAAGATTATCGTATCGGCATTGTTCCCGGTTCGGATACGGGCGCGGTCGAAATGGCGCTCTGGACCCTCCTCGGCGCGCGCGGTGTCGATGTTCTTGCTTGGGAATCGTTTGGCCAGGGCTGGGTCACTGATATCGTCAAGCAATTGAAACTGCCGAATGTCCGCAGCCTCAAGGCGGGTTACGGCGAGATCGTCGATCTTGCGACGGTGGATTTCAACAATGACGTCGTCTTCACCTGGAATGGCACGACCTCCGGTGTGAAAGTGCCGAACGGCGATTGGATCGCCGCCGACCGCCAGGGCCTTACGATCTGCGACGCGACCTCCGCCGCCTTCGCGCAAAAGCTCGATTGGCCGAAGCTCGATGTCGTGACCTTCTCCTGGCAGAAAGTGCTCGGCGGCGAAGCCGCGCATGGCATGCTCATTCTCTCGCCCCGCGCGGTCGAACGGCTCACCACTTACACGCCGGCTTGGCCGCTGCCCAAGGTCTTCCGCCTGACCAGCGGTGGCAAGCTGACGGAAGGCATTTTCGTCGGTGAGACCATCAACACGCCATCCATGCTCTGCGTCGAGGATTATATCGATGCGCTCAACTGGGGCAAAACGGTCGGCGGCCTCGAGGGCCTGATCGCCCGCGCCGACGCCAATACCAAAGCGATCGCCGATTGGGTCGAGAAAACCCCCTGGATCGATTTCCTCGCCGCCGATCCGGCTATCCGCTCCAATACAAGCGTCTGTCTCAAGGTCTCTGATCCGGCGATCACCGCTCTTTCCGACGAGGCCCAGGCCGCTTTCGCCAAGACCCTGGCGAGCCTCCTCGAAAAGGAAAAAGTGGCCTATGATATTGGCGCTTATCGTGATGCACCGCCCGGCCTTCGCATCTGGTGCGGCGCGACGGTCGAAACCAGCGATATCATCGCTTTGACCGCCTGGCTGGATTACGCCTATGCCAAGGCCAAGAGCGATCTCCCGAAGGCGGCCTGA